A single genomic interval of Mucilaginibacter robiniae harbors:
- a CDS encoding HAMP domain-containing sensor histidine kinase encodes MKIRHKLRLGFGFLFLAVLLFGATSLYYIQEIAASAKTILKNNYETLGYTKAMRTILDENSVPLNIKAITDFKNQLAQQEHNITENGEAAATEQLQQKFAQFISPSAKVRNLQETERQIRQQLRTIETLNMQAIVKKNDRARAAVNHAIVLLGLVGTFTFLVLFSFSVNFPDIVAGPLRALLEGIQEISHKNYRQHLNFNRNDEFGELATAFNSMAVRLNEWENSNLATVMSEKRRIETIIEQMQDAIIGISEKQEVLFINDAARNLLHLNHSKVVGQNVQELMQGNDLFHHVLSGQPELKPLKIVVNGKETYFQLESREITVPNLSNEPSDVIRIAGKSAGMVYVLRNVTEFKERDEAKTNFIATISHELKTPIASIKMSLKLLKDERIGQTNTEQQQLLENIQEDNDRLLKITSELLDLAQVETGNIQLNFVPVKPMQIVDYALNSVRFQAEQKGVQINFVRNERLPDVLADVEKTAWVLVNFLSNALRYSPEKSKVIIQTIARKNQVEFSVRDSGKGIDEQYQKRLFDRYFQVPTDGQNKSGSGLGLAISRDFIEAQNGRIWVQSAIGEGSTFSFSLPTSHT; translated from the coding sequence ATGAAAATTAGACATAAGCTTCGTTTAGGATTTGGCTTTTTATTTCTGGCCGTTCTACTTTTCGGAGCCACCTCACTCTACTACATTCAGGAGATAGCAGCCAGCGCCAAAACTATCTTGAAAAACAATTATGAAACGTTGGGCTACACCAAAGCTATGCGTACCATTTTGGATGAGAATTCAGTACCGCTAAATATTAAAGCAATCACTGATTTCAAGAACCAACTTGCCCAGCAAGAGCATAATATTACTGAAAATGGCGAGGCTGCTGCTACGGAACAGTTGCAGCAAAAGTTTGCACAATTCATATCACCATCTGCCAAGGTTCGCAACTTGCAGGAAACCGAACGCCAGATACGCCAGCAACTCAGAACCATTGAAACCCTGAACATGCAGGCTATTGTGAAAAAAAATGACCGGGCACGTGCTGCCGTTAACCATGCTATAGTACTCTTGGGCTTGGTAGGTACTTTTACCTTTCTGGTACTGTTCAGTTTCAGTGTTAACTTTCCGGATATTGTGGCTGGTCCGTTGCGGGCTTTACTGGAAGGCATACAGGAAATCAGCCACAAAAATTATCGCCAGCACCTCAACTTTAACCGTAATGATGAGTTTGGCGAACTGGCCACTGCGTTTAACAGCATGGCTGTCCGGCTCAACGAATGGGAAAACAGCAACCTGGCTACCGTAATGTCGGAAAAGCGGCGTATTGAAACCATTATTGAACAAATGCAGGATGCCATTATTGGTATTAGCGAAAAGCAAGAAGTACTATTTATTAACGATGCCGCCCGCAATTTGCTGCACCTAAATCACAGCAAAGTAGTTGGGCAAAATGTGCAGGAACTGATGCAGGGCAATGATTTGTTTCATCATGTACTATCAGGCCAACCCGAATTGAAACCGTTGAAAATTGTAGTGAATGGCAAGGAAACTTACTTTCAACTGGAAAGCAGGGAAATTACGGTGCCCAACCTGAGCAACGAACCTTCGGATGTTATACGTATTGCTGGTAAATCGGCCGGTATGGTGTATGTGCTCCGAAATGTAACCGAGTTTAAGGAGCGAGACGAAGCCAAAACTAATTTTATTGCTACTATATCGCATGAGCTAAAAACGCCTATTGCTTCTATTAAAATGAGCCTGAAACTACTGAAAGATGAGCGCATAGGCCAAACCAATACCGAGCAGCAGCAGCTACTTGAAAATATACAGGAAGATAATGACCGACTGCTTAAAATTACTAGCGAACTACTGGATTTAGCACAAGTAGAAACCGGCAATATTCAGCTGAACTTTGTTCCGGTAAAGCCTATGCAGATTGTTGATTATGCGCTGAATTCGGTTCGATTTCAAGCCGAACAAAAAGGCGTTCAAATAAACTTTGTACGTAATGAACGCCTGCCTGATGTACTGGCCGATGTAGAAAAGACCGCTTGGGTGCTGGTTAACTTTCTATCAAACGCTTTACGCTACAGTCCGGAAAAATCAAAAGTGATTATTCAAACTATTGCCCGTAAAAACCAAGTAGAGTTTTCTGTGCGCGACAGTGGCAAAGGCATTGATGAGCAATACCAGAAACGCTTGTTCGACCGCTATTTCCAAGTACCTACCGATGGGCAAAACAAATCAGGTTCCGGATTAGGGTTGGCTATTTCGCGTGATTTTATTGAAGCACAAAACGGCAGAATATGGGTACAAAGCGCCATTGGCGAAGGCAGTACCTTTAGCTTTTCGCTCCCGACTTCACATACCTAA
- a CDS encoding KUP/HAK/KT family potassium transporter, with protein MNTPHFKKLSAAGLLITLGIIFGDIGTSPLYTFQTLLKEGGRSDSFLVLGAISCVFWTLTLQTTFKYIIITLQADNRGEGGIFSLYALIRRYGKALAIPAIIGAGTLLADGIITPPISVTSAIEGLGLVPALKQSFVPGNHLILGIVIGILVLLFFFQQFGTNVVGSAFGPIMLIWFLMLGTLGTIQVAHYPEIIKALNPAYGWHLLTEHPRGFWLLGAVFLCTTGAEALYSDLGHCGRKNIQASWIFVKTCLVLNYLGQGAWVLTQTKYHNFEGVNPFFEIVPHQFLLPAIGIATMATIIASQALISGSFTLISEAVSMNFWPRITVKYPSNIRGQIYIPSINWLLCFGCIAVTLYFRTSESMTAAYGFSITVAMLMTTFLMYYFMRYKKHWPVWLVVLIICVFVSVEFSFFVANAVKLLKRLFFLVFEVGLIFTMYIWYRARKINNRFLHFVDLKDYIPMLHAMSNDQGIPKFATHLIYLTKANNSKQIEQKVIYSILSRKPKRADVYWFVHLERTDEPYTMEYTVEELENDKVIRLEFRIGFRIQPRVNVLFRKAVEEMIARGELDITSRYESLGSYNLPADFQFVLIEKFLSYNNTFSLTEGFILNSYFAIKHLAQGDAKAFGLDTSETRVEMIPLVVNPLSNIKLKRVEVTH; from the coding sequence GAAGGTGGTCGCTCAGATTCATTTTTAGTGCTAGGCGCTATTTCATGTGTATTCTGGACGCTTACGCTGCAAACCACTTTTAAGTATATCATTATCACCCTGCAAGCCGATAACCGCGGTGAGGGTGGTATATTTTCTTTATACGCTTTAATACGCCGGTATGGTAAAGCTCTGGCTATACCAGCCATCATTGGCGCTGGTACGCTGCTAGCCGATGGTATCATCACGCCACCTATTTCAGTCACTTCAGCTATTGAAGGTTTGGGCTTAGTGCCGGCCTTAAAGCAAAGCTTTGTACCGGGTAACCACTTAATTTTAGGTATCGTAATTGGTATATTAGTACTGCTGTTTTTCTTTCAGCAGTTTGGTACTAACGTGGTGGGTTCAGCTTTTGGTCCTATCATGCTTATCTGGTTTTTAATGCTGGGCACTTTGGGTACAATCCAGGTAGCTCATTATCCGGAAATCATTAAGGCGCTTAATCCGGCTTATGGCTGGCATTTGCTTACCGAACATCCGCGCGGGTTCTGGCTATTGGGTGCTGTATTTTTGTGCACCACCGGTGCCGAAGCATTATATTCTGATTTGGGGCATTGTGGTCGTAAAAACATTCAGGCAAGCTGGATATTTGTAAAAACCTGTTTAGTGCTTAACTACCTGGGGCAAGGTGCTTGGGTACTTACCCAAACCAAGTACCACAACTTTGAAGGGGTTAATCCTTTTTTTGAAATTGTACCACATCAGTTTTTATTACCCGCAATTGGTATTGCTACTATGGCTACCATTATTGCCAGCCAAGCCCTGATTAGCGGTTCCTTTACGCTGATTAGTGAAGCCGTAAGCATGAACTTCTGGCCACGCATTACAGTAAAATATCCTTCCAATATTCGGGGGCAAATTTATATTCCAAGCATCAACTGGCTTTTATGTTTTGGCTGTATTGCGGTAACGCTATACTTCCGCACTTCCGAATCCATGACGGCGGCTTATGGCTTTTCCATCACAGTAGCCATGCTCATGACTACCTTCCTGATGTACTACTTTATGCGTTATAAAAAGCATTGGCCGGTATGGCTGGTAGTGCTAATCATCTGCGTATTTGTTTCGGTAGAGTTCTCATTTTTTGTGGCTAATGCCGTTAAGCTACTTAAACGATTATTCTTCCTGGTATTTGAAGTAGGGCTGATTTTCACCATGTATATCTGGTATCGTGCCCGCAAAATCAACAACCGGTTTTTACATTTTGTGGATCTGAAAGATTATATCCCGATGCTGCACGCCATGAGCAACGACCAGGGTATTCCGAAATTTGCTACGCATTTGATTTACTTAACTAAAGCCAACAACAGCAAGCAAATTGAACAAAAGGTAATCTACTCCATTTTAAGTCGTAAGCCTAAGCGGGCCGATGTGTACTGGTTCGTACACTTGGAGCGTACAGACGAACCCTATACTATGGAGTACACGGTAGAAGAACTGGAAAACGATAAAGTAATACGCCTGGAGTTCCGCATAGGGTTCCGTATACAGCCGCGCGTAAATGTATTATTCCGCAAAGCGGTTGAGGAGATGATTGCCCGCGGCGAACTGGATATTACCAGTCGTTATGAATCATTAGGCAGCTACAACCTGCCGGCCGATTTTCAGTTTGTACTGATCGAGAAATTTTTGTCGTACAACAATACTTTTAGCTTAACTGAAGGCTTTATCTTGAACAGCTATTTCGCTATCAAGCACCTGGCGCAGGGCGATGCTAAAGCTTTCGGTTTAGATACCAGTGAAACACGGGTAGAGATGATACCATTGGTAGTAAACCCATTATCCAACATCAAACTAAAACGTGTAGAGGTAACACACTAA